Part of the Salinimonas lutimaris genome, TGAACACGGTGTTCTGGTCAACGCCGATATTTTTAATGTCATTTTTAAAGCTGATACCGGTTCCTGCCTGGCGTCGTTTTATCACGTACCTGCTTGATGGCTGCGCCACCGCCTGGATTAGCGTGAACAATATCAATCAGCGCGTTCTGGGCAGAACCAGACTTGATGTGAACGGGCTAAACCAGTTGTCCAGAAATGATTGGTATCTGGTGGTGGCTAACCATCAGTCTTGGGTCGATATTCTGGTCTTACAGCGGGTGTTCAATCGTCGCATTCCGTTTTTAAAATTTTTTTTAAAACAACAGCTGATTTGGGTTCCCATTCTGGGCCTGGCCTGGTGGGCTCTGGATTTTCCTTTTATGCGCCGGTACACCAAATCCTACCTGGCTAAAAACCCGCACATGAAAGGCAAAGACATGGAAACTACCCGTCGCGCCTGTGAAAAATTTAAGCATAAGCCGGTCAGCATTATGAACTTTGTTGAGGGAAC contains:
- a CDS encoding acyltransferase, giving the protein MFKTLGHTILGTISVILYFVNTVFWSTPIFLMSFLKLIPVPAWRRFITYLLDGCATAWISVNNINQRVLGRTRLDVNGLNQLSRNDWYLVVANHQSWVDILVLQRVFNRRIPFLKFFLKQQLIWVPILGLAWWALDFPFMRRYTKSYLAKNPHMKGKDMETTRRACEKFKHKPVSIMNFVEGTRFTPKKHAQQQSPFTHLLKPRAGGVAFVLSAMGDQLHKLIDVTINYPDGVPSYWDFVCGKVKNIEVDIQVEPIKAIMEGGFFSDTYFSDPEQRTRFQAWLNQRWSNKDNLLASMDSTQKAL